A portion of the Sphingobacterium spiritivorum genome contains these proteins:
- a CDS encoding DPP IV N-terminal domain-containing protein: MLPNISQAQYFGQNKMRYKKLNFKVYETPHFDLYYYLKNDSMVRWLAKESEVWYELHQQVFQDTFLRKNPVIVYSNHPEFQQTTAIQGEISVGTGGVTEAFKQRVVMPVMQINQQTRHVLGHELVHAFQYRVLIDGGDSTRLENIMNLPLWMVEGMAEYFSIGKKDAFTSMWMRDAYLNKDIPSLKQMTEQSYKYFPYRYGQAFWSYVGSTYGDTVIMPLFIETAKYGYEVAMKRVFGYDAQTMSNLWKNSMENMYKNSGKDTVSRPVGTAILHTGNSGRMNVSPAISPDGKYVAFLSEKDMFSIDLFLADAHTGKVIRKLGSRLTNKDIDEFSFLESAGTFSPDSRKFAFSVFSAGKNKLMTVDVLTGKTLSVEAMGDITEFTNITWAADGDHVAFSGLKNGHSDIYIYNLKTKKLNQLTNDVYSDFQPSFSRDGKFIVFSTDRVALASDSRSVDIPMNLAVVDIRTKNIQNLDIFPGANNLNPHFSSNGEQIYFLSNGDGYRNMYRYTVASAQVEKLTDYFTGISGITEYSPAMSISATDEIVYSYFKNNAYSVYYAKSSDFTGTVVDAGAVNFDAAMLPPPVSRGVNVVNTNLRNFNAFERIGDDQINTIAYKPKFKLDYLANSGVGVSVGSRYGAGISSGIQGMFSDILGYNQIFAALNVNGEIQDFGGQIAYINQKGRFNWGASLSHIPYISGYNTNEFEDFGYGDELSYNTYLVRTFQQQADVFVAYPFNRHHRVELGAAVVRYNYRVDKWRQSYYSGYGDRRKLSNEEASQLGFGNLKPFVVQQVNTALVGDNSVFGIAAPLQGYRYRLGVEQYFGDYTFSAVNIDLRKYNRYKPVTIAARLYSYSRFGSNENALYPFYIGYPYLIRGYESGDFDRNGKVRISDLMGSRTAVFNFEVRLPFTGPEKLAAVKSGFLFSDLNLFFDAGLAWSKGNKVVWSSDDRPIVPLKDGKGNVIVNPDTNLPEMGYDPNYKIPVMSAGVSLRINLFGAMILEPYYAFPFVKTNSKSGTFGVNFTPGW; this comes from the coding sequence ATGTTGCCCAACATAAGTCAGGCTCAATATTTTGGTCAGAACAAAATGCGCTACAAAAAGCTGAATTTTAAGGTTTATGAAACTCCGCATTTTGATCTCTATTACTATCTGAAAAATGACAGTATGGTCAGGTGGCTGGCTAAAGAAAGCGAAGTTTGGTACGAATTACATCAGCAGGTATTCCAGGATACTTTCTTACGGAAGAATCCTGTTATTGTATACAGTAATCATCCCGAATTCCAACAAACTACAGCTATTCAGGGAGAGATCAGTGTCGGTACCGGCGGGGTAACAGAAGCATTCAAGCAGAGAGTGGTGATGCCGGTCATGCAGATCAATCAGCAAACACGTCACGTACTGGGGCATGAGCTGGTGCATGCCTTTCAATATCGGGTACTTATTGATGGTGGCGATTCTACCCGTCTGGAGAATATTATGAATCTGCCTCTATGGATGGTAGAAGGGATGGCCGAATATTTTTCTATAGGGAAAAAGGATGCCTTTACCTCCATGTGGATGCGTGATGCTTATCTGAATAAAGATATTCCGTCGCTTAAGCAGATGACAGAACAGTCTTACAAATACTTTCCTTACCGATACGGTCAGGCATTCTGGTCTTATGTCGGGTCTACCTACGGGGATACTGTGATTATGCCATTATTTATCGAAACGGCTAAATATGGTTATGAGGTTGCTATGAAGCGGGTATTCGGCTATGATGCACAGACCATGTCCAATCTGTGGAAAAACAGTATGGAGAATATGTATAAGAATTCCGGTAAAGATACAGTTTCAAGACCGGTCGGTACAGCGATACTCCATACCGGCAACTCCGGTCGGATGAATGTCTCACCTGCAATTTCTCCGGACGGCAAATATGTCGCATTTCTATCTGAAAAAGATATGTTCAGCATCGACCTCTTCCTTGCAGATGCCCACACGGGCAAAGTCATACGGAAGCTTGGGAGCCGGCTCACTAATAAAGATATAGACGAGTTTAGTTTTTTGGAATCTGCGGGTACTTTCTCTCCTGACAGCCGCAAGTTTGCTTTTTCAGTATTTAGTGCAGGTAAAAATAAATTAATGACAGTAGATGTGTTGACCGGTAAAACACTTTCAGTAGAGGCAATGGGAGATATTACAGAGTTTACAAATATTACCTGGGCCGCAGATGGAGATCATGTTGCTTTTTCCGGTCTGAAAAACGGACATAGTGATATTTACATTTATAATCTGAAGACCAAAAAACTGAATCAGCTGACAAATGATGTATATTCTGACTTTCAACCCAGTTTCTCCAGAGACGGAAAATTTATTGTATTCAGTACCGATCGGGTAGCGCTGGCTTCAGATAGCAGGTCGGTAGACATTCCTATGAATCTGGCTGTAGTAGACATCCGGACGAAAAATATTCAAAACCTGGACATTTTTCCGGGAGCAAATAATCTCAATCCACACTTTTCCTCTAACGGAGAGCAAATCTATTTTCTGTCCAACGGGGATGGATATCGTAATATGTACCGCTACACCGTCGCATCTGCTCAGGTGGAGAAATTGACAGATTATTTTACAGGTATCAGTGGTATCACAGAGTACTCTCCTGCGATGAGTATCTCGGCTACAGATGAGATCGTCTATTCGTATTTTAAAAATAATGCTTACAGTGTATATTATGCAAAGAGTTCAGATTTTACAGGGACTGTAGTAGATGCAGGGGCTGTTAATTTTGATGCAGCTATGCTTCCTCCTCCGGTAAGCCGCGGTGTGAATGTTGTCAATACCAATCTGCGTAATTTCAACGCTTTTGAGCGTATTGGAGATGATCAGATTAATACGATTGCTTATAAACCTAAGTTTAAACTCGATTATCTCGCCAACAGTGGAGTTGGAGTTTCTGTTGGAAGTCGTTACGGAGCCGGAATATCCAGTGGTATTCAGGGGATGTTCTCGGATATTCTTGGTTATAATCAGATTTTTGCGGCCTTAAATGTGAATGGTGAAATTCAGGACTTCGGAGGGCAGATCGCTTATATTAATCAGAAGGGACGCTTCAATTGGGGAGCCTCGTTGTCACATATTCCATATATTTCGGGATACAACACAAATGAATTTGAGGATTTTGGATATGGAGATGAGTTGTCATACAATACCTATTTAGTACGTACTTTTCAGCAACAGGCTGATGTTTTTGTTGCCTATCCGTTTAACAGGCACCACAGAGTGGAGCTCGGAGCAGCTGTTGTAAGATATAATTACCGGGTGGACAAATGGCGCCAGAGTTACTATTCCGGATATGGTGATCGCCGTAAGCTAAGTAATGAAGAGGCTTCACAATTAGGATTTGGCAATCTGAAACCTTTTGTAGTACAACAGGTCAATACTGCTTTGGTAGGAGATAATTCTGTATTCGGTATTGCAGCTCCTCTACAGGGGTATCGTTATCGTCTGGGAGTAGAGCAGTATTTTGGTGATTACACTTTTTCTGCAGTCAATATTGACCTGAGAAAGTATAACCGCTACAAGCCTGTCACTATAGCCGCGAGACTGTATTCTTATTCGCGTTTTGGCAGTAATGAAAATGCACTTTATCCTTTTTATATCGGATATCCGTATCTGATCCGCGGATATGAAAGTGGTGATTTTGACAGAAATGGCAAAGTAAGAATATCAGATCTTATGGGATCCCGTACTGCGGTATTTAATTTTGAAGTAAGGTTGCCGTTTACAGGGCCGGAAAAACTGGCTGCTGTAAAATCCGGATTCTTGTTCTCGGACTTAAATCTGTTTTTTGATGCAGGACTGGCCTGGTCAAAAGGAAACAAGGTGGTGTGGTCTTCGGATGACAGACCTATTGTACCATTAAAGGATGGTAAGGGAAATGTAATTGTGAATCCGGATACAAATCTTCCGGAGATGGGATATGATCCTAATTATAAGATTCCGGTTATGAGTGCCGGGGTTTCACTACGGATCAATTTGTTCGGAGCTATGATTCTGGAGCCATACTATGCTTTTCCTTTCGTAAAGACAAATTCTAAATCCGGGACGTTCGGAGTGAATTTCACTCCGGGTTGGTAG